One genomic region from Brachionichthys hirsutus isolate HB-005 chromosome 24, CSIRO-AGI_Bhir_v1, whole genome shotgun sequence encodes:
- the pcid2 gene encoding LOW QUALITY PROTEIN: PCI domain-containing protein 2 (The sequence of the model RefSeq protein was modified relative to this genomic sequence to represent the inferred CDS: substituted 1 base at 1 genomic stop codon): MAHITINQYLQQVYEAIDNHEGAFCAELLSFKHPHVANPRLQMASPEEKCQQLLEPPYDEMVAAHLRCTYAVANHDFVEAYKFQTLVVQSFLRAFQSHKEENWALPVMYAVTLDLRIFANSAEQQLQKKSKGHPGEMLEKAAEQLMSCFRVCASDNRAATDDSKKWGMMFLSNQLFKIYFKISKLHLCKPLIRAIDSSNLKTDYTPAQKVTYKYYVGRKAMFDSDFKPAEEFLSYSFRHCHRSSQKNKRMILIYLLPVKMLLGHMPTHQLLKKYDLMQFADITKSVRXKNLLLLNEALSKHETFFIRCGIFLILEKLKIITYRNLFKKVYQLLKTHQLPLDSFLVALRMMQVEGVDVDEVQCILANLIYMGHIKGYISHQHQKLVVSKQNPFPPLSSVS; this comes from the exons ATGGCCCACATCACCATCAACCAGTACCTGCAGCAG GTTTACGAAGCCATCGACAACCACGAGGGCGCGTTCTGCGCCGAGCTGCTCTCCTTCAAACACCCGCACGTCGCCAACCCTCGGCTCCAG ATGGCCAGTCCGGAGGAGAAGtgccagcagctcctggagccGCCGTACGACGAGATGGTCGCGGCTCATCTCCGGTGCACCTACGCCGTGGCGAATCACGACTTTGTCGAAGCCTACAAGTTCCAGACACTCGTCGTCCA ATCTTTCCTGAGAGCTTTCCAGTCCCATAAAGAGGAGAACTG GGCTCTGCCGGTGATGTACGCCGTCACGCTGGACCTCAGGATATTCGCGAACAGC gcggagcagcagctgcagaagaagagTAAAGGTCACCCTGGCGAGATGTTGGAGAAAGCGGCCGAGCAGCTGATGAGCTGCTTCAGAGTCTGCGCCAGCGACAA CCGTGCAGCGACCGACGACTCTAAGAAGTGGGGGATGATGTTCCTGAGCAACCAGCTCTTCAAGATCTACTTCAAG ATCAGCAAGCTCCACCTGTGCAAGCCCCTGATCAGAGCCATCGACAGCTCCAACCTGAAGACCGACTACACCCCGGCCCAGAAAGTCACCTACAAATACTACGTGGGCCGCAAAGCCATGTTCGACAGCGACTTCAAACCAG CGGAGGAGTTCCTGTCCTATTCCTTCCGCCACTGCCACCGATCCAGTCAGAAGAACAAGCGGATGATCCTCATCTACCTGCTGCCCGTCAAGATGCTGCTG GGTCACATGCCGACCCACCAGCTCCTGAAGAAATACGACCTCATGCAGTTCGCCGACATCACGAAATCTGTGAGGTAAAA gaacctgctgctgctcaacGAGGCGTTGTCCAAACACGAGACCTTCTTCATCCGCTGCGGGATCTTCCTCATCCTGGAGAAGCTGAAGATCATCACCTACAGGAACCTCTTCAAGAAAGT GTATCAGCTGCTGAAGACTCACCAGCTGCCTCTCGACTCCTTCCTGGTGGCGCTGAGGATGATGCAGGTGGAGGGCGTCGACGTCGACGAGGTGCAGTGCATCCTGGCGAACCTCATCTACATG GGTCACATCAAGGGTTACATCTCCCACCAGCACCAGAAGCTTGTGGTCAGTAAGCAGAATCCGTTCCCTCCCCTCTCTTCGGTCTCTTAG
- the prozb gene encoding protein Z, vitamin K-dependent plasma glycoprotein b, with product MAVRIMSACFRAPGLLFYLLSCFLHVQGQVFQAPPAHDVFLRSKRANAFLVEEILQGNLERECREETCNYEEAREYFEDTEKTIAFWTVYHDGDQCEPNPCLHGGNCTDKVGGFQCLCSAPHYGQACELGAPRDDGQPATASQTIRPEVSECPTEGPAACHQLCTASHLRFTCSCMPGFKLQADGRSCLPEVGRPCGGLPDRRGTAASTRRDGTCPWQVSLLNSSGVELCGGVALGRFSVLTSTRCLFKDSGFDPRPSNFYVVTGDKMLFRVKAFYIHENFRTNHHGNDLSLLELASPLPLSPTLIHLCLPTKDFCENILMHSGKVGVTKRRGTSPTQTLSYMTLDECRGQLNVSHPLSNKMFCMRRNQNEAPERPNGPGVGRNATGSKAQASPGDGSRPCGGLLPGTPVATLNHGTAFLTGLLMSSTADCGGAVFTKVSRYLRWIKPRLAAAEDHMTPQERQYPEYR from the exons TGTTTCAGGCGCCGCCGGCCCACGACGTGTTCCTGCGGTCCAAACGGGCCAACGCGTTCCTGGTGGAGGAGATCCTGCAGGGGAACCTGGAGCGCGAGTGCCGCGAGGAGACGTGCAACTACGAGGAGGCCCGCGAGTACTTTGAAGACACAGAGAAGACG ATCGCCTTCTGGACCGTTTACCATG ATGGGGACCAGTGTGAGCCCAACCCTTGTCTCCATGGAGGGAACTGCACCGATAAAGTGGGCGGGTTCCAGtgcctttgctccgcccccCATTACGGCCAAGCGTGCGAACTGGGCGCGCCGCGGGACGATGGACAGCCGGCCACGGCGTCGCAGACCATCAGACCAG AAGTTTCCGAGTGTCCAACCGAGGGCCCGGCGGCCTGCCACCAGCTGTGCACGGCGTCCCACCTCCGCTTCACCTGCTCCTGCATGCCGGGATTCAAGCTGCAGGCCGACGGGCGGAGCTGCCTCCCCGAAG TGGGGCGTCCCTGCGGAGGGCTTCCCGACAGGCGCGGCACGGCTGCGTCGACGCGTCGCGACGGAACGTGCCCCTGGCAG GTGTCCCTCCTGAACAGCAGCGGGGTGGAGCTGTGTGGGGGCGTGGCGTTGGGTCGATTCTCTGTCCTGACATCCACCCGCTGCCTCTTCAAGGATTCGGGATTCGATCCGCGACCCTCGAACTTCTACGTGGTCACGG GTGACAAGATGCTCTTCCGTGTCAAGGCCTTTTACATCCACGAGAATTTTAGAAccaatcaccatggcaacgaccTCAGTCTCCTGGAGCTGGCCAGCCCCCTGCCCCTTAGCCCCACCCTTATCCACCTCTGCTTGCCTACCAAGGACTTTTGCGAAAACATCCTGATGCATTCTGGGAAGGTGGGCGTCACCAAGAGACGGGGGACCAGTCCGACCCAGACACTGTCCTACATGACGCTGGACGAGTGTCGCGGTCAGCTGAACGTCTCGCATCCGCTCAGCAACAAGATGTTCTGCATGAGGAGAAATCAAAACGAGGCCCCGGAGCGGCCGAACGGACCCGGAGTCGGCCGCAACGCCACCGGTTCAAAGGCTCAGGCCTCACCCGGGGACGGCAGCAGGCCATGCGGAGGACTGTTGCCGGGGACGCCGGTTGCCACATTGAATCACGGGACCGCCTTTTTGACCGGGCTGCTGATGTCATCAACGGCGGACTGCGGCGGTGCGGTGTTCACCAAAGTTTCCCGCTACCTGCGCTGGATCAAACCGCGGCTGGCGGCCGCCGAGGATCACATGACCCCGCAGGAAAGGCAGTACCCCGAGTACCGCTAA